One genomic window of Bactrocera dorsalis isolate Fly_Bdor chromosome 4, ASM2337382v1, whole genome shotgun sequence includes the following:
- the LOC105222958 gene encoding KH domain-containing, RNA-binding, signal transduction-associated protein 3 isoform X4, producing the protein MASNFNEEGPTRKNEEYEGPRINGVAQKFLADLNEERERLGSEFPLCVQVIDEAIERVYTTGRIPGTEYLADVYKQKPMKITQKVFVPVKQYPKFNFTGKLLGPKGNSLRRLHEETQCKIIIKGRGSMRDRNKEEELRQSGDPQHAHLNRDLFIEISTVATPAEAHARIAYALAEIRKYLVPDKNDEVSQEQLRELMEIDPKSAETYSKTVLNKFSTGEGASKFLNLIKHHGASPESLEEQYEEIIEYQPRIPKRTIPTPYIKVNMVIVAR; encoded by the exons atggcCAGTAATTTTAATGAGGAAGGTCCAACACGTAAAAATGAGGAATATGAAGGTCCTCGAATTAATGGAGTTGCTCAGAAATTTCTTGCGGACCTGAACGAAGAACGAGAACGCTTAGGTAGCGAATTTCCTTTATGTGTTCAAGTCATTGACGAAG caattGAACGAGTGTACACGACTGGTCGAATTCCAGGCACTGAATACTTGGCTGATGTGTATAAGCAAAAACCAATGAAGATTACTCAAAAAGTGTTCGTTCCTGTTAAGCAATATCCCAAG tTCAACTTTACAGGAAAATTATTGGGACCGAAGGGTAATTCATTAAGACGTTTGCATGAAGAGACGCagtgtaaaattattataaaaggcCGTGGTTCAATGCGGGACCGTAATAAGGAAGAAGAACTAAGACAATCAGGCGATCCTCAACATGCGCACCTAAATAGAGATCTCTTCATAGAAATAAGCACTGTAGCAACTCCAGCTGAGGCACATGCACGAATTGCTTACGCTTTAGCTGAAATACGTAAATATCTTGTACCAGATAAAAACGATGAAGTTTCGCAAGAACAACTGCGGGAACTTATGGAAATAGATCCAAAATCGGCTGAAACATATTCAAA aacggtGCTTAATAAGTTCTCGACTGGTGAAGGTGcatctaaatttttaaatctaattAAGCATCACGGTGCTTCCCCAGAGAG TTTAGAGGAACAGTatgaagaaataattgaatatcaACCTCGAATCCCAAAGCGTACTATTCCAACTCCATATATAAAAG tcaATATGGTAATAGTTGCACGATAG
- the LOC105222961 gene encoding leucine-rich repeat flightless-interacting protein 2 isoform X1 produces MSDALNNNVLSHVGDDDCMSTDSTDTSNKEKHQTNNDCGLNKKYTTSISTNSNDEIIEEGFDYSEADLLDELNASDDDEVVDVNSGVNDNVERNANIQKYNTHDLPIAQDADKKGEACANITGTFSLSTHVTDTNSHDNKTRSTNVVANNDDSDYVPIVSTDNAPNSASDKQKVTPTNLALCSDTGQPNASEVGVDSYCPITPQCIVDVEAEPNPLLKSSSTTRIESNNKNVVDDAGVASNNDHGDEGYYYSDEPEDELIVQFLGEANRIAEARLAARRQARAEAREIRMRELERQQKEQEQNADRVFDMHTSSGIDPLSRSRLATGVGSSPLGAVLNSTRANSMSSRRSSEDSLEEEGRSLRDIRHELKDVEERFRKAMIANAQLDNERASQTYQIQLLKDKLEEVEESYAQLQREFKDKSRECNALKRNLDKLSEELKLVQGQLTERDKLIADQGLVIVAVENEDGTDAKRALVSVENAQLLGSVQGSLDVRLKKFSEEKQQLLAEVQKLQETLENYKSQGKGRSNSLNGPTGSDEDYEAQREANKIISDYKYKLQKAEQEIASLQASLARSETQVIRYKSTAEAAEKAEAELKIERRKLQRENREAMERMEELETSNNHLLKRLDKLKNAKSALLKDL; encoded by the exons ATGTCAGATGCTCTAAACAATAACGTCCTGTCCCATGTTGGTGATGATGATTGTATGAGCACAGATTCCACAGATACATCTAATAAGGAAAAACATCAAACAAACAACGATTGtggtttaaataaaaagtacacAACAAGCATTAGTACGAATAGTAATGATGAAATCATCGAGGAGGGATTCGACTATAGCGAAGCTGACCTGTTAGACGAGTTAAATGCTAGCGACGACGACGAAGTCGTCGACGTAAACAGCGGCGTTAACGACAATGTCGAAAGAAATGCGAACATTCAAAAATATAACACTCATGATCTTCCCATCGCACAAGATGCGGACAAGAAGGGTGAAGCATGTGCAAATATTACCGGTACATTTTCTCTTAGTACCCATGTAACCGACACGAATTCTCATGACAATAAAACAAGATCAACGAACGTTGTTGCGAACAACGACGACAGTGATTATGTGCCAATTGTGAGCACTGATAATGCGCCAAACAGTGCAAGTGATAAGCAAAAAGTTACACCGACTAACTTAGCGTTGTGTAGCGACACCGGCCAACCAAACGCAAGTGAAGTTGGCGTTGACTCATATTGTCCCATAACACCGCAATGTATAGTTGATGTTGAAGCTGAGCCTAATCCATTGTTAAAAAGTAGTTCCACAACACGCAtagaaagcaacaataaaaatgttgttgatgatgccGGAGTTGCTAGCAACAATGATCATGGTGATGAAGGTTATTATTATTCCGATGAGCCCGAAGATGAATTAATTGTACAGTTCCTGGGAGAAGCCAATCGTAtt GCCGAGGCCCGTTTGGCTGCTCGACGACAAGCGCGCGCTGAGGCACGCGAAATACGGATGCGCGAGTTGGAACGCCAACAGAAGGAGCAAGAGCAAAATGCAGACCGTGTTTTTGACATGCATACCTCGAGCGGCATCGACCCATTATCGCGGTCACGGCTCGCCACCGGCGTCGGCAGTTCACCGCTCGGTGCAGTGCTTAACAGCACACGAGCCAACTCGATGTCATCACGACGCAGCAGTGAAGACTCACTAGAGGAAGAAGGCCGCAGTCTGCGTGATATACGACATGAACTCAAG GATGTTGAGGAAAGGTTTCGAAAGGCCATGATAGCCAATGCCCAGTTGGATAATGAACGCGCTTCGCAAACGTATCAAATACAACTCTTGAAGGATAAACTAGAGGAAGTGGAAGAATCTTATGCGCAGCTTCAGCGTGAATTTAAGGATAAGTCACGTGAATGCAATGCGCTGAAAAGAAATCTGGATAAATTAAGTGAAGAGCTTAAATTGGTGCAAGGTCAACTAACTGAACGCGACAAACTAATCGCGGATCAGGGGTTAGTTATTGTAGCCGTAGAGAATGAAGACGGTACCGACGCAAAACGTGCTCTAGTCAGTGTTGAAAATGCTCAGCTGTTAGGTTCAGTGCAAGGCTCATTAG ATGTGCGACTGAAAAAGTTCAGCGAGGAGAAACAACAACTTTTAGCAGAAGTGCAAAAACTGCAggaaacattagaaaattacaAGAGCCAAGGCAAGGGCCGGTCCAATTCACTTAACGGACCAACAGGTTCTGACGAAGATTATGAAGCTCAGA GGGAGGCGAATAAAATAATATCAGACTACAAGTATAAACTGCAAAAGGCTGAACAAGAAATCGCCAGCTTACAAGCGAGCTTGGCACGTTCAGAAACGCAAGTTATACGTTATAAAAGTACAGCGGAAGCGGCTGAAAAAGCTGAAGCTGAACTTAAAATAGAACGGAGAAAACTGCAAAGAGAA aatcgTGAAGCCATGGAACGTATGGAGGAATTGGAAACTTCAAATAATCACCTGCTGAAGCGACTAGACAAACTAAAGAATGCTAAAAGCGCTTTGCTTAAAGATCTCTGA
- the LOC105222959 gene encoding nuclear nucleic acid-binding protein C1D: protein MDFGELRNDDKFTKTVNNFSSALDKIEKSLSTAVDLKEFEELSTQEKVKLDNYLAYAINSLYWMHVKLRGDDPNEHGIKNELSRVRQTIVRDKQIYERNTIRPVIDKAAAGRFIKHGLHVRFDEDGERLTENSSNNKMNKDTVMTSSTSP from the exons ATGGATTTTGGCGAGCTGAGGAATGATGATAAGTTTACTAAAACAGTGAACAATTTTTCAAGTGCCTTggataaaatcgaaaaaagccTTAGCACAGCCGTCGATTTGAAAGAATTCGAAGAACTTTCAACACAAGAAAAAGTTAAACTAGATAATTATCTGGCATATGCAATAAACTCGCTATATTGGATGCATGTTAAGCTACGAGGAGATGATCCTAATGAG CATGGCATAAAAAATGAGCTTTCCCGCGTGCGTCAAACTATTGTACGCGATAAGCAAATATATGAGCGCAATACCATAAGACCGGTGATAGACAAAGCCGCTGCTGGACGTTTTATTAAACACGGCCTGCATGTAAGATTTGATGAAGACGGAGAGAGGCTTACTGAAAACTCCAGCAATAATAAGATGAACAAGGATACGGTCATGACTTCCTCTACAAGTCCATAa
- the LOC105222961 gene encoding leucine-rich repeat flightless-interacting protein 2 isoform X2 has protein sequence MSDALNNNVLSHVGDDDCMSTDSTDTSNKEKHQTNNDCGLNKKYTTSISTNSNDEIIEEGFDYSEADLLDELNASDDDEVVDVNSGVNDNVERNANIQKYNTHDLPIAQDADKKGEACANITGTFSLSTHVTDTNSHDNKTRSTNVVANNDDSDYVPIVSTDNAPNSASDKQKVTPTNLALCSDTGQPNASEVGVDSYCPITPQCIVDVEAEPNPLLKSSSTTRIESNNKNVVDDAGVASNNDHGDEGYYYSDEPEDELIVQFLGEANRIAEARLAARRQARAEAREIRMRELERQQKEQEQNADRVFDMHTSSGIDPLSRSRLATGVGSSPLGAVLNSTRANSMSSRRSSEDSLEEEGRSLRDIRHELKDVEERFRKAMIANAQLDNERASQTYQIQLLKDKLEEVEESYAQLQREFKDKSRECNALKRNLDKLSEELKLVQGQLTERDKLIADQGLVIVAVENEDGTDAKRALVSVENAQLLGSVQGSLDVRLKKFSEEKQQLLAEVQKLQETLENYKSQGKGRSNSLNGPTGSDEDYEAQREANKIISDYKYKLQKAEQEIASLQASLARSETQVIRYKSTAEAAEKAEAELKIERRKLQREELLVIHFWDECHCQ, from the exons ATGTCAGATGCTCTAAACAATAACGTCCTGTCCCATGTTGGTGATGATGATTGTATGAGCACAGATTCCACAGATACATCTAATAAGGAAAAACATCAAACAAACAACGATTGtggtttaaataaaaagtacacAACAAGCATTAGTACGAATAGTAATGATGAAATCATCGAGGAGGGATTCGACTATAGCGAAGCTGACCTGTTAGACGAGTTAAATGCTAGCGACGACGACGAAGTCGTCGACGTAAACAGCGGCGTTAACGACAATGTCGAAAGAAATGCGAACATTCAAAAATATAACACTCATGATCTTCCCATCGCACAAGATGCGGACAAGAAGGGTGAAGCATGTGCAAATATTACCGGTACATTTTCTCTTAGTACCCATGTAACCGACACGAATTCTCATGACAATAAAACAAGATCAACGAACGTTGTTGCGAACAACGACGACAGTGATTATGTGCCAATTGTGAGCACTGATAATGCGCCAAACAGTGCAAGTGATAAGCAAAAAGTTACACCGACTAACTTAGCGTTGTGTAGCGACACCGGCCAACCAAACGCAAGTGAAGTTGGCGTTGACTCATATTGTCCCATAACACCGCAATGTATAGTTGATGTTGAAGCTGAGCCTAATCCATTGTTAAAAAGTAGTTCCACAACACGCAtagaaagcaacaataaaaatgttgttgatgatgccGGAGTTGCTAGCAACAATGATCATGGTGATGAAGGTTATTATTATTCCGATGAGCCCGAAGATGAATTAATTGTACAGTTCCTGGGAGAAGCCAATCGTAtt GCCGAGGCCCGTTTGGCTGCTCGACGACAAGCGCGCGCTGAGGCACGCGAAATACGGATGCGCGAGTTGGAACGCCAACAGAAGGAGCAAGAGCAAAATGCAGACCGTGTTTTTGACATGCATACCTCGAGCGGCATCGACCCATTATCGCGGTCACGGCTCGCCACCGGCGTCGGCAGTTCACCGCTCGGTGCAGTGCTTAACAGCACACGAGCCAACTCGATGTCATCACGACGCAGCAGTGAAGACTCACTAGAGGAAGAAGGCCGCAGTCTGCGTGATATACGACATGAACTCAAG GATGTTGAGGAAAGGTTTCGAAAGGCCATGATAGCCAATGCCCAGTTGGATAATGAACGCGCTTCGCAAACGTATCAAATACAACTCTTGAAGGATAAACTAGAGGAAGTGGAAGAATCTTATGCGCAGCTTCAGCGTGAATTTAAGGATAAGTCACGTGAATGCAATGCGCTGAAAAGAAATCTGGATAAATTAAGTGAAGAGCTTAAATTGGTGCAAGGTCAACTAACTGAACGCGACAAACTAATCGCGGATCAGGGGTTAGTTATTGTAGCCGTAGAGAATGAAGACGGTACCGACGCAAAACGTGCTCTAGTCAGTGTTGAAAATGCTCAGCTGTTAGGTTCAGTGCAAGGCTCATTAG ATGTGCGACTGAAAAAGTTCAGCGAGGAGAAACAACAACTTTTAGCAGAAGTGCAAAAACTGCAggaaacattagaaaattacaAGAGCCAAGGCAAGGGCCGGTCCAATTCACTTAACGGACCAACAGGTTCTGACGAAGATTATGAAGCTCAGA GGGAGGCGAATAAAATAATATCAGACTACAAGTATAAACTGCAAAAGGCTGAACAAGAAATCGCCAGCTTACAAGCGAGCTTGGCACGTTCAGAAACGCAAGTTATACGTTATAAAAGTACAGCGGAAGCGGCTGAAAAAGCTGAAGCTGAACTTAAAATAGAACGGAGAAAACTGCAAAGAGAA GAATTATTAGTTATACATTTTTGGGATGAATGTCATTGCCAATAG
- the LOC105222958 gene encoding KH domain-containing, RNA-binding, signal transduction-associated protein 3 isoform X3 — protein MASNFNEEGPTRKNEEYEGPRINGVAQKFLADLNEERERLGSEFPLCVQVIDEAIERVYTTGRIPGTEYLADVYKQKPMKITQKVFVPVKQYPKFNFTGKLLGPKGNSLRRLHEETQCKIIIKGRGSMRDRNKEEELRQSGDPQHAHLNRDLFIEISTVATPAEAHARIAYALAEIRKYLVPDKNDEVSQEQLRELMEIDPKSAETYSKTVLNKFSTGEGASKFLNLIKHHGASPESLEEQYEEIIEYQPRIPKRTIPTPYIKELGASVHPRRCLNAPLS, from the exons atggcCAGTAATTTTAATGAGGAAGGTCCAACACGTAAAAATGAGGAATATGAAGGTCCTCGAATTAATGGAGTTGCTCAGAAATTTCTTGCGGACCTGAACGAAGAACGAGAACGCTTAGGTAGCGAATTTCCTTTATGTGTTCAAGTCATTGACGAAG caattGAACGAGTGTACACGACTGGTCGAATTCCAGGCACTGAATACTTGGCTGATGTGTATAAGCAAAAACCAATGAAGATTACTCAAAAAGTGTTCGTTCCTGTTAAGCAATATCCCAAG tTCAACTTTACAGGAAAATTATTGGGACCGAAGGGTAATTCATTAAGACGTTTGCATGAAGAGACGCagtgtaaaattattataaaaggcCGTGGTTCAATGCGGGACCGTAATAAGGAAGAAGAACTAAGACAATCAGGCGATCCTCAACATGCGCACCTAAATAGAGATCTCTTCATAGAAATAAGCACTGTAGCAACTCCAGCTGAGGCACATGCACGAATTGCTTACGCTTTAGCTGAAATACGTAAATATCTTGTACCAGATAAAAACGATGAAGTTTCGCAAGAACAACTGCGGGAACTTATGGAAATAGATCCAAAATCGGCTGAAACATATTCAAA aacggtGCTTAATAAGTTCTCGACTGGTGAAGGTGcatctaaatttttaaatctaattAAGCATCACGGTGCTTCCCCAGAGAG TTTAGAGGAACAGTatgaagaaataattgaatatcaACCTCGAATCCCAAAGCGTACTATTCCAACTCCATATATAAAAG AATTGGGAGCATCAGTACATCCCCGACGATGTTTGAATGCACCTCTCAGCTGA
- the LOC105222958 gene encoding KH domain-containing, RNA-binding, signal transduction-associated protein 3 isoform X1 translates to MASNFNEEGPTRKNEEYEGPRINGVAQKFLADLNEERERLGSEFPLCVQVIDEAIERVYTTGRIPGTEYLADVYKQKPMKITQKVFVPVKQYPKFNFTGKLLGPKGNSLRRLHEETQCKIIIKGRGSMRDRNKEEELRQSGDPQHAHLNRDLFIEISTVATPAEAHARIAYALAEIRKYLVPDKNDEVSQEQLRELMEIDPKSAETYSKTVLNKFSTGEGASKFLNLIKHHGASPESLEEQYEEIIEYQPRIPKRTIPTPYIKVIPSTVPIKRPPTTVIGSGFKRTRETAVKPYKPIYQSIIRKYK, encoded by the exons atggcCAGTAATTTTAATGAGGAAGGTCCAACACGTAAAAATGAGGAATATGAAGGTCCTCGAATTAATGGAGTTGCTCAGAAATTTCTTGCGGACCTGAACGAAGAACGAGAACGCTTAGGTAGCGAATTTCCTTTATGTGTTCAAGTCATTGACGAAG caattGAACGAGTGTACACGACTGGTCGAATTCCAGGCACTGAATACTTGGCTGATGTGTATAAGCAAAAACCAATGAAGATTACTCAAAAAGTGTTCGTTCCTGTTAAGCAATATCCCAAG tTCAACTTTACAGGAAAATTATTGGGACCGAAGGGTAATTCATTAAGACGTTTGCATGAAGAGACGCagtgtaaaattattataaaaggcCGTGGTTCAATGCGGGACCGTAATAAGGAAGAAGAACTAAGACAATCAGGCGATCCTCAACATGCGCACCTAAATAGAGATCTCTTCATAGAAATAAGCACTGTAGCAACTCCAGCTGAGGCACATGCACGAATTGCTTACGCTTTAGCTGAAATACGTAAATATCTTGTACCAGATAAAAACGATGAAGTTTCGCAAGAACAACTGCGGGAACTTATGGAAATAGATCCAAAATCGGCTGAAACATATTCAAA aacggtGCTTAATAAGTTCTCGACTGGTGAAGGTGcatctaaatttttaaatctaattAAGCATCACGGTGCTTCCCCAGAGAG TTTAGAGGAACAGTatgaagaaataattgaatatcaACCTCGAATCCCAAAGCGTACTATTCCAACTCCATATATAAAAG TTATCCCATCAACAGTGCCTATAAAACGACCACCAACTACTGTTATTGGATCTGGATTTAAGCGTACACGCGAGACTGCAGTCAAACCTTATAAACCAATATATCAAAGTATTATTaggaaatacaaataa
- the LOC105222958 gene encoding KH domain-containing, RNA-binding, signal transduction-associated protein 3 isoform X2: MASNFNEEGPTRKNEEYEGPRINGVAQKFLADLNEERERLGSEFPLCVQVIDEAIERVYTTGRIPGTEYLADVYKQKPMKITQKVFVPVKQYPKFNFTGKLLGPKGNSLRRLHEETQCKIIIKGRGSMRDRNKEEELRQSGDPQHAHLNRDLFIEISTVATPAEAHARIAYALAEIRKYLVPDKNDEVSQEQLRELMEIDPKSAETYSKTVLNKFSTGEGASKFLNLIKHHGASPESLEEQYEEIIEYQPRIPKRTIPTPYIKVPIKRPPTTVIGSGFKRTRETAVKPYKPIYQSIIRKYK, from the exons atggcCAGTAATTTTAATGAGGAAGGTCCAACACGTAAAAATGAGGAATATGAAGGTCCTCGAATTAATGGAGTTGCTCAGAAATTTCTTGCGGACCTGAACGAAGAACGAGAACGCTTAGGTAGCGAATTTCCTTTATGTGTTCAAGTCATTGACGAAG caattGAACGAGTGTACACGACTGGTCGAATTCCAGGCACTGAATACTTGGCTGATGTGTATAAGCAAAAACCAATGAAGATTACTCAAAAAGTGTTCGTTCCTGTTAAGCAATATCCCAAG tTCAACTTTACAGGAAAATTATTGGGACCGAAGGGTAATTCATTAAGACGTTTGCATGAAGAGACGCagtgtaaaattattataaaaggcCGTGGTTCAATGCGGGACCGTAATAAGGAAGAAGAACTAAGACAATCAGGCGATCCTCAACATGCGCACCTAAATAGAGATCTCTTCATAGAAATAAGCACTGTAGCAACTCCAGCTGAGGCACATGCACGAATTGCTTACGCTTTAGCTGAAATACGTAAATATCTTGTACCAGATAAAAACGATGAAGTTTCGCAAGAACAACTGCGGGAACTTATGGAAATAGATCCAAAATCGGCTGAAACATATTCAAA aacggtGCTTAATAAGTTCTCGACTGGTGAAGGTGcatctaaatttttaaatctaattAAGCATCACGGTGCTTCCCCAGAGAG TTTAGAGGAACAGTatgaagaaataattgaatatcaACCTCGAATCCCAAAGCGTACTATTCCAACTCCATATATAAAAG TGCCTATAAAACGACCACCAACTACTGTTATTGGATCTGGATTTAAGCGTACACGCGAGACTGCAGTCAAACCTTATAAACCAATATATCAAAGTATTATTaggaaatacaaataa
- the LOC105222960 gene encoding glyceraldehyde-3-phosphate dehydrogenase, producing the protein MSKIGINGFGRIGRLVLRAAVEKGAQVVAVNDPFIDVNYMVYLFKFDSTHGRFKGTVAADNGALVVNGQKITVFSERDPANINWASAGAEYVVESTGVFTTIDKASAHFKGGAKKVIISAPSADAPMFVCGVNLDAYKPDMKVVSNASCTTNCLAPLAKVINDNFGIVEGLMTTVHATTATQKTVDGPSGKLWRDGRGAAQNIIPASTGAAKAVGKVIPELNGKLTGMAFRVPTPNVSVVDLTVRLNKPATYDQIKQKVKEASEGPMKGILDYTDEEVVSTDFVSDTHSSVFDAKAGIPLNDQFVKLISWYDNEFGYSNRVIDLIKYMQSKD; encoded by the coding sequence ATGTCCAAAATCGGTATTAACGGATTCGGTCGCATCGGTCGTCTGGTACTACGTGCCGCTGTCGAGAAAGGTGCCCAAGTTGTTGCGGTCAACGATCCCTTCATCGATGTAAACTACATGGTTTACTTGTTCAAATTCGATTCGACCCATGGTCGTTTCAAGGGCACCGTTGCTGCTGATAACGGAGCACTTGTCGTCAACGGGCAAAAAATCACTGTCTTCAGCGAACGCGACCCAGCCAACATTAACTGGGCTAGCGCTGGTGCTGAATACGTTGTAGAATCGACTGGTGTCTTCACCACAATCGATAAGGCTTCTGCTCACTTCAAGGGTGGTGCCAAGAAGGTAATTATTTCGGCACCATCTGCCGATGCACCAATGTTTGTTTGCGGTGTCAACTTGGACGCCTACAAGCCTGACATGAAGGTCGTATCTAATGCATCTTGCACCACCAACTGTTTGGCACCTTTGGCTAAAGTTATCAACGACAACTTCGGTATTGTTGAAGGTTTGATGACCACTGTACATGCAACCACTGCCACCCAGAAGACCGTTGACGGTCCCTCAGGCAAACTGTGGCGTGATGGACGTGGTGCCGCCCAGAACATCATTCCCGCTTCAACTGGTGCCGCTAAGGCTGTAGGCAAAGTTATCCCTGAATTGAACGGCAAACTGACTGGTATGGCATTCCGTGTCCCAACACCAAATGTCTCAGTTGTAGACTTGACTGTACGCCTTAACAAGCCAGCAACATATGACCAAATCAAGCAAAAGGTTAAGGAAGCTTCAGAGGGTCCAATGAAGGGTATCTTAGACTACACCGATGAAGAGGTAGTATCTACCGATTTCGTCAGTGACACACACTCGTCTGTCTTCGACGCTAAGGCTGGTATTCCCCTGAACGATCAATTCGTTAAGTTGATCTCATGGTACGATAACGAATTCGGCTACTCCAACCGCGTCATCGATCTGATCAAATACATGCAGAGCAAGGACTAA
- the LOC105222961 gene encoding leucine-rich repeat flightless-interacting protein 2 isoform X3 — MDSSGAVGRRRGNSRINAEDQALDQIAKEAEARLAARRQARAEAREIRMRELERQQKEQEQNADRVFDMHTSSGIDPLSRSRLATGVGSSPLGAVLNSTRANSMSSRRSSEDSLEEEGRSLRDIRHELKDVEERFRKAMIANAQLDNERASQTYQIQLLKDKLEEVEESYAQLQREFKDKSRECNALKRNLDKLSEELKLVQGQLTERDKLIADQGLVIVAVENEDGTDAKRALVSVENAQLLGSVQGSLDVRLKKFSEEKQQLLAEVQKLQETLENYKSQGKGRSNSLNGPTGSDEDYEAQREANKIISDYKYKLQKAEQEIASLQASLARSETQVIRYKSTAEAAEKAEAELKIERRKLQRENREAMERMEELETSNNHLLKRLDKLKNAKSALLKDL, encoded by the exons GCCGAGGCCCGTTTGGCTGCTCGACGACAAGCGCGCGCTGAGGCACGCGAAATACGGATGCGCGAGTTGGAACGCCAACAGAAGGAGCAAGAGCAAAATGCAGACCGTGTTTTTGACATGCATACCTCGAGCGGCATCGACCCATTATCGCGGTCACGGCTCGCCACCGGCGTCGGCAGTTCACCGCTCGGTGCAGTGCTTAACAGCACACGAGCCAACTCGATGTCATCACGACGCAGCAGTGAAGACTCACTAGAGGAAGAAGGCCGCAGTCTGCGTGATATACGACATGAACTCAAG GATGTTGAGGAAAGGTTTCGAAAGGCCATGATAGCCAATGCCCAGTTGGATAATGAACGCGCTTCGCAAACGTATCAAATACAACTCTTGAAGGATAAACTAGAGGAAGTGGAAGAATCTTATGCGCAGCTTCAGCGTGAATTTAAGGATAAGTCACGTGAATGCAATGCGCTGAAAAGAAATCTGGATAAATTAAGTGAAGAGCTTAAATTGGTGCAAGGTCAACTAACTGAACGCGACAAACTAATCGCGGATCAGGGGTTAGTTATTGTAGCCGTAGAGAATGAAGACGGTACCGACGCAAAACGTGCTCTAGTCAGTGTTGAAAATGCTCAGCTGTTAGGTTCAGTGCAAGGCTCATTAG ATGTGCGACTGAAAAAGTTCAGCGAGGAGAAACAACAACTTTTAGCAGAAGTGCAAAAACTGCAggaaacattagaaaattacaAGAGCCAAGGCAAGGGCCGGTCCAATTCACTTAACGGACCAACAGGTTCTGACGAAGATTATGAAGCTCAGA GGGAGGCGAATAAAATAATATCAGACTACAAGTATAAACTGCAAAAGGCTGAACAAGAAATCGCCAGCTTACAAGCGAGCTTGGCACGTTCAGAAACGCAAGTTATACGTTATAAAAGTACAGCGGAAGCGGCTGAAAAAGCTGAAGCTGAACTTAAAATAGAACGGAGAAAACTGCAAAGAGAA aatcgTGAAGCCATGGAACGTATGGAGGAATTGGAAACTTCAAATAATCACCTGCTGAAGCGACTAGACAAACTAAAGAATGCTAAAAGCGCTTTGCTTAAAGATCTCTGA